Proteins encoded within one genomic window of Brassica rapa cultivar Chiifu-401-42 chromosome A09, CAAS_Brap_v3.01, whole genome shotgun sequence:
- the LOC117127705 gene encoding uncharacterized protein LOC117127705 has product MDHIEAFERICNFSRSNGVPPDYVKCTLFPFSLEGKAARWLQSLPTGSLTSWDKVRSAFLSHFYTKSKTAALRHRISNFKQKSDEPFYEAWERYKEYQRECPHHGFDDDYILEVFYDGVSYEYRNTLDSSSNGDFMTQTTPGAFALIENMASSSLNKNKEHDRSKSVNSIDDLAAKVDQLLKGNQSQVFIMEEATPEKSAGDKAFEAEQAGDDQQEVSYVNGQGWQLKNYHPNPNVRNNPQLFWPKQDKQVDPAQNNQGQYSGYQKNYQPRTYVLSQPQSNQPQIQNHQNTQVATSTLVAVPQDETKTMLQQLLQGQQLQGKALNQVTTEINTRMNHMFGDLSTKYDNVASHMRQMDIQIAQTAESVKRQQGTLPGKTDKNPKECNAVQLRSGKQLSEPERRRFTAAEKGKQKESEQPPADQADEGNTEPVVETASPRSEQSA; this is encoded by the coding sequence ATGGACCACATAGAGGCCTTTGAGAGGATCTGCAATTTCTCTCGCTCAAATGGAGTGCCACCGGATTACGTCAAGTGCACGCTGTTCCCATTTTCTCTTGAAGGGAAAGCTGCACGTTGGCTGCAATCTCTCCCAACCGGTTCTCTAACCTCATGGGATAAGGTTCGATCAGCATTCCTGAGCCACTTCTACACAAAGTCCAAAACCGCGGCTCTAAGGCATAGAATCTCCAACTTCAAGCAGAAATCTGATGAACCCTTTTATGAAGCTTGGGAGAGGTATAAAGAGTACCAGAGGGAATGTCCACACCACGGGTTTGATGACGATTACATATTGGAGGTGTTCTACGATGGAGTGAGCTATGAGTACCGGAACACCCTTGATTCCTCTAGTAACGGAGACTTCATGACTCAGACCACCCCTGGTGCATTCGcgctgattgagaacatggcttCCAGTTCACTCAACAAGAACAAGGAGCATGATCGCTCCAAAAGTGTGAACAGCATAGACGATTTAGCGGCGAAGGTGGACCAACTGCTGAAGGGAAACCAGAGCCAGGTCTTCATAATGGAAGAAGCAACTCCTGAGAAGAGTGCGGGGGACAAGGCGTTTGAAGCTGAGCAGGCAGGAGACGATCAGCAGGAAGTGAGTTACGTAAATGGACAAGGGTGGCAGCTGAAGAATTATCACCCAAACCCTAACGTAAGAAACAATCCACAACTTTTCTGGCCTAAGCAGGACAAACAAGTTGATCCGGCGCAGAACAACCAGGGGCAGTATTCGGGATATCAGAAGAACTATCAACCCCGAACATATGTTCTAAGCCAACCACAGAGCAATCAGCCTCAAATACAGAACCACCAGAACACTCAAGTCGCTACCTCCACCCTTGTCGCTGTTCCGCAAGATGAAACTAAAACCATGCTGCAGCAACTCCTCCAAGGACAACAGCTCCAAGGGAAAGCGCTGAACCAGGTCACTACCGAGATCAATACTAGGATGAACCATATGTTCGGAGACCTGAGCACCAAATATGATAATGTCGCAAGCCATATGAGACAGATGGACATTCAGATAGCTCAGACTGCCGAGAGTGTCAAGAGACAGCAAGGTACTCTACCTGGTAAAACAGACAAAAACCCCAAGGAGTGCAATGCGGTTCAGCTAAGAAGCGGGAAGCAACTTTCCGAGCCAGAAAGGAGAAGGTTCACCGCGGCTGAGAAAGGCAAGCAGAAAGAGTCAGAGCAACCACCAGCCGACCAAGCAGATGAGGGGAATACAGAGCCGGTAGTTGAAACAGCCTCGCCACGCTCAGAACAATCGGCTTAA